The bacterium genome window below encodes:
- the tolB gene encoding Tol-Pal system beta propeller repeat protein TolB — protein MFYSLQNLWIKKAFGLLIVVCAFLLLMYPGYGQGKVYLDTITNPELAPFPIAVADFASPQKIDGEREIAQSIQRVVMNDLTLSGFFRVTAPKDFPAQAQVTRSFLERSEFDVWDGSGVDALVTGSFRVSGNSLMGSFRLYDLVEKKFIKGTRYEGKISEWRRIAHRIANEIVFQITGEKGIFDTRIAFVSKKTGNKKIYLIDFDGENLQQVTRNKSINILPRWTPDGKRLLYTSFIKRNPDLYAIDLASGRDYRISYRNGINACPTWFYDSDGEKMILMLKQNDRSHLFLTKVGEKSAIPLTSGSANHASPSWSPDGSQVAYVSDQTGGPQVYIMTIKGKTTRRLSYQGRYNVSPAWSPKGDWIAYCSRHNGSFKIFLATPDGEQVRQLTQGPGSYEDPAWSPDGRYLAFSSTKEGGAAIYVMSINGTYQRKLTVFRGESTNPAWSPHLE, from the coding sequence ATGTTTTATAGTTTGCAGAATCTCTGGATAAAGAAAGCTTTTGGGCTTCTCATCGTGGTTTGTGCCTTCCTTTTACTGATGTATCCGGGATATGGCCAGGGGAAGGTTTACCTGGATACTATTACGAATCCGGAACTTGCTCCTTTTCCCATTGCAGTGGCTGATTTTGCTTCTCCCCAAAAGATAGACGGTGAACGGGAGATTGCCCAGAGTATCCAGCGGGTGGTGATGAATGATCTTACGCTGTCTGGATTTTTTCGGGTCACCGCGCCAAAAGATTTTCCAGCCCAGGCTCAGGTAACCAGGAGTTTTTTGGAACGCTCCGAGTTTGATGTCTGGGACGGGAGCGGAGTGGATGCCCTGGTTACCGGCAGTTTCCGGGTATCAGGAAACTCTTTGATGGGGAGTTTTCGGCTCTATGATCTGGTGGAAAAAAAATTCATCAAGGGTACCCGCTATGAGGGAAAGATATCTGAATGGCGTCGTATTGCCCATCGAATCGCCAACGAGATTGTCTTTCAGATTACCGGAGAAAAGGGCATATTTGATACCCGAATTGCTTTTGTTTCAAAAAAGACGGGAAATAAGAAAATTTATTTGATAGATTTCGATGGGGAAAACCTCCAACAGGTTACCCGCAATAAGTCAATTAATATCTTACCCCGGTGGACACCGGATGGCAAGAGATTACTCTATACTTCCTTTATCAAGAGGAATCCTGATCTTTATGCCATTGATCTTGCCTCAGGGAGAGATTATCGAATTTCCTATCGGAATGGAATAAACGCCTGCCCAACCTGGTTTTATGACTCCGATGGTGAGAAGATGATACTCATGTTGAAGCAGAATGACCGATCACATCTTTTCCTGACCAAGGTTGGAGAGAAAAGTGCCATTCCCCTGACATCGGGGTCAGCTAATCATGCTTCGCCTTCATGGTCACCTGACGGAAGCCAGGTGGCCTACGTGTCTGACCAGACGGGGGGGCCGCAGGTTTATATCATGACTATCAAGGGAAAAACTACCAGGAGATTGTCTTACCAGGGGAGATATAATGTCTCTCCTGCCTGGTCTCCAAAAGGAGACTGGATTGCTTATTGTAGTCGTCACAATGGATCTTTTAAGATCTTTCTGGCTACGCCTGACGGAGAACAGGTCCGACAATTAACCCAGGGACCGGGTAGTTACGAGGATCCTGCCTGGTCTCCGGACGGGCGGTATCTTGCCTTCAGCTCTACAAAGGAGGGAGGGGCGGCTATCTATGTCATGAGTATTAATGGTACCTATCAGAGGAAATTGACAGTTTTTCGGGGGGAGTCAACCAACCCCGCATGGTCACCACATTTGGAATAA
- the pal gene encoding peptidoglycan-associated lipoprotein Pal yields MLREDAFIMKTVRGYLSLLVVVCLFSLCGACAKKIKTEAPVAPEAEEVAKPTEAKPAEEQPAPAPEGEIKEGELEKTLTRSEQPGIEGAVLESSALKDVNFDFDRSELTDTAREILNANAELLKKSPEAKIQVEGHCDERGSTSYNLALGERRAASVKDYLVSLGISADKISTISYGEERPLDPGQNEEAWAKNRRAHIVILP; encoded by the coding sequence ATGCTAAGAGAGGATGCTTTTATTATGAAAACGGTGAGAGGGTACTTGAGTCTTTTGGTTGTAGTTTGCCTGTTCAGTCTGTGTGGAGCTTGTGCCAAGAAGATCAAGACAGAAGCCCCCGTAGCTCCCGAAGCCGAAGAGGTAGCTAAACCAACTGAAGCTAAACCTGCCGAGGAACAGCCTGCACCAGCTCCGGAAGGAGAAATCAAAGAGGGTGAGCTCGAGAAGACTCTTACCAGGAGTGAGCAGCCAGGGATTGAAGGTGCAGTTTTGGAAAGCTCCGCACTCAAAGATGTCAACTTCGATTTTGACCGCTCTGAGCTTACCGACACTGCCCGTGAGATTTTGAATGCCAATGCCGAGCTGTTGAAAAAATCTCCCGAGGCAAAAATTCAGGTCGAGGGACATTGTGATGAGCGGGGCTCCACAAGCTACAATCTGGCTCTCGGTGAAAGAAGGGCTGCCAGTGTAAAGGATTATCTGGTTTCCTTGGGAATATCCGCCGATAAAATCTCCACGATCAGCTACGGAGAAGAAAGGCCGCTCGATCCAGGGCAAAATGAGGAGGCCTGGGCAAAAAACCGTCGTGCTCATATCGTCATCCTTCCCTAA
- the ybgF gene encoding tol-pal system protein YbgF gives MISWDRKSFIVFWFGLGLWGLFFVNGCATQQEVLDLKPHVNKAILQVSELSNQVYDLENRLKQLENREGQIPDHVRRLADLEARLNNLQEEARSHITAEQEDMNLWKKFDQRFQYLSQEIESERRKFIQFQEETRKKFEELSPRSALTPPGEELEKTNTSEPVPLPDSSGNPPAVSSPEQPEKTDEKGTYEEAHQAFVQQDWPAAQSKFLAFLDHFPKSKLADNAQFWIAESFFNQKNYEKAILEYEKVIQNYPKGDKLTAALLKQALSFHAIGRIKEAKILLKQVIKKAPDSEQARIAEKKLKSIDKEEGSQ, from the coding sequence ATGATATCGTGGGACAGAAAAAGTTTCATAGTGTTCTGGTTCGGCTTAGGATTGTGGGGCTTATTTTTCGTGAATGGCTGCGCTACCCAGCAGGAGGTTCTGGACTTAAAACCCCATGTTAATAAGGCGATCCTTCAGGTCAGTGAGCTGTCCAATCAGGTTTATGATCTTGAGAATCGCTTGAAGCAGTTGGAGAACAGGGAAGGTCAGATTCCAGACCATGTCAGACGGTTAGCGGATTTGGAAGCCAGGCTCAACAATCTGCAAGAGGAGGCTCGCTCCCATATTACGGCTGAACAGGAAGATATGAACCTGTGGAAAAAGTTTGATCAGAGATTTCAATATCTGTCCCAGGAAATCGAGAGTGAGAGAAGGAAATTTATTCAATTTCAGGAAGAGACCAGGAAAAAATTCGAGGAATTATCTCCTCGATCAGCGTTGACCCCTCCGGGAGAGGAACTGGAAAAGACGAATACTTCCGAACCAGTTCCTCTCCCGGATTCATCCGGTAACCCTCCTGCTGTCTCTTCTCCGGAACAACCTGAAAAAACTGACGAAAAAGGTACCTACGAGGAAGCTCATCAGGCTTTTGTCCAGCAGGATTGGCCGGCAGCCCAAAGCAAGTTCCTGGCATTTTTGGATCATTTTCCCAAGAGCAAGCTGGCGGATAACGCTCAATTCTGGATTGCGGAATCTTTCTTTAACCAGAAAAACTATGAGAAAGCGATCCTGGAATACGAGAAGGTAATTCAGAATTACCCCAAGGGAGACAAACTGACAGCAGCATTGTTGAAGCAGGCTCTCTCTTTTCATGCTATCGGCAGGATAAAGGAGGCTAAGATCCTTCTTAAGCAGGTAATCAAGAAAGCACCTGATTCCGAACAGGCCAGGATAGCTGAAAAGAAATTGAAATCCATAGATAAGGAAGAAGGAAGCCAATGA